A stretch of Cupriavidus necator DNA encodes these proteins:
- a CDS encoding sulfite exporter TauE/SafE family protein: MQFDNLPVLVPALLALGAFTGFCAGLLGVGGGMMMVPFLTLLFTSLGFADEAIVHMAIATSMGTILFTSLSSVRAHHQRGAVRWPIVLALAPGIVLGGMIGGGKVFAALKTSWLSLAFAAFVGFSALQMLRNRRPKPGRQLPGFAGMAGAGGVIGFLSSLVGAGGAFVSVPFMTWCNVPIHNAVATSAALGFPIAAASVAGYVWSGWQTPGLPAGSLGYLYLPALLVIAAASVMTAPLGARTAHRMDVSQLRKVFAALLLCLASYMLWKAWQAF, translated from the coding sequence ATGCAGTTCGACAACCTGCCGGTGCTGGTCCCTGCCCTGCTTGCCCTGGGCGCTTTCACCGGCTTCTGCGCCGGGCTGCTCGGCGTCGGCGGCGGCATGATGATGGTGCCCTTCCTGACGCTGCTGTTCACCAGCCTGGGCTTTGCCGACGAGGCCATCGTCCATATGGCGATCGCCACCTCGATGGGCACCATCCTGTTCACCTCGTTGTCGTCCGTGCGCGCGCACCACCAGCGCGGCGCGGTGCGCTGGCCGATCGTGCTGGCGCTGGCGCCGGGCATCGTGCTCGGCGGCATGATCGGCGGCGGCAAGGTGTTCGCGGCGCTCAAGACCAGCTGGCTGTCGCTGGCGTTTGCCGCCTTCGTCGGGTTTTCCGCGCTGCAGATGCTGCGCAACCGTCGTCCCAAGCCCGGCCGGCAGCTGCCCGGCTTTGCCGGCATGGCGGGCGCGGGCGGCGTGATCGGCTTCCTGTCCAGCCTGGTTGGCGCGGGCGGCGCCTTTGTCTCGGTGCCGTTCATGACGTGGTGCAACGTGCCGATCCACAACGCGGTGGCGACCTCGGCTGCGCTCGGCTTTCCGATTGCAGCGGCCAGCGTGGCCGGCTATGTCTGGAGCGGCTGGCAGACGCCGGGGCTGCCGGCGGGATCGCTCGGCTATCTCTACCTGCCGGCCCTGCTGGTGATCGCAGCGGCCAGCGTAATGACCGCGCCGCTGGGCGCGCGCACCGCGCACCGCATGGATGTGAGCCAGTTGCGCAAGGTCTTTGCCGCGTTGCTGCTGTGCCTGGCGAGCTATATGTTGTGGAAGGCCTGGCAGGCATTCTGA
- the cobO gene encoding cob(I)yrinic acid a,c-diamide adenosyltransferase: protein MTDTQNPPAEDPDRDARHKARMERKKEIVDARIAAAQDERGVIVITTGNGKGKSSSGFGMVVRALGHGMRTGVVQFIKGAQPTGEEMFLRRFPDECAFHVMGEGYTWETQDRARDVAKAEAAWEVARGMLRDPGIGLVLFDELNIALKLHYLDVEQVIADLRARPPMQHVVITGRGAPPALVETADTVTDMTPVKHAFQQGIKAQRGVEM from the coding sequence ATGACTGATACCCAGAACCCGCCTGCAGAAGACCCGGACCGCGATGCCCGCCACAAGGCGCGCATGGAGCGCAAGAAAGAAATCGTCGACGCCAGGATTGCCGCCGCGCAGGATGAGCGCGGCGTGATTGTCATCACCACCGGCAACGGCAAAGGCAAGTCCAGCTCGGGCTTTGGCATGGTGGTGCGCGCGCTTGGCCACGGCATGCGCACCGGCGTGGTCCAGTTCATCAAGGGCGCGCAGCCCACCGGCGAAGAGATGTTCCTGCGCCGCTTCCCGGACGAGTGCGCCTTCCACGTGATGGGCGAGGGCTATACCTGGGAAACGCAGGACCGCGCCCGCGACGTGGCCAAGGCCGAGGCTGCCTGGGAAGTGGCGCGCGGCATGCTGCGCGACCCCGGCATCGGCCTGGTGCTGTTCGATGAGCTGAACATCGCGCTCAAGCTGCACTATCTTGATGTGGAGCAGGTCATTGCCGACCTGCGCGCGCGCCCGCCGATGCAGCACGTGGTCATCACCGGCCGTGGCGCGCCGCCGGCGCTGGTGGAGACGGCCGACACCGTCACCGACATGACGCCGGTCAAGCATGCCTTCCAGCAGGGCATCAAGGCGCAGCGCGGCGTCGAGATGTAG
- a CDS encoding FecCD family ABC transporter permease, translated as MSEFRRALAIWLVLALAALLAFALSLALGSVPLDARELWLALSSADTGTPAAIVRELRLPRAAAAFACGGLLALSGALMQVLLRNPLAEPYVLGVSGGASTAALLAMLLLAPWWGVQAAAAAGALAAMVLVASLARRDLLHPQVQGGHREAGARLLLTGVILAAGWGAVITLILSIAPESRLRGMLFWLTGDLGGTAAYGGALAMLVVALLLAMPMARALNVMLLGETVAQSLGVRVGRVRLATFLLASLCIAAAITTAGSIGFVGLVVPHLVRLAWGNDQRLLLPAATLLGGALLMAADLIARTVVAPAQLPVGVITGLLGVPTFLYLLLRRPR; from the coding sequence ATGTCTGAGTTCCGGCGCGCCCTGGCGATCTGGCTGGTGCTGGCGCTCGCGGCGCTGCTGGCGTTCGCGTTGTCGCTGGCGCTGGGCAGCGTGCCGCTCGATGCGCGCGAGCTCTGGCTTGCGCTCAGCAGTGCCGACACCGGCACCCCCGCAGCGATCGTGCGCGAACTGCGGCTGCCGCGCGCGGCAGCGGCGTTTGCCTGCGGCGGGCTGCTGGCCCTGTCCGGCGCGCTGATGCAGGTGCTGCTGCGTAACCCGCTGGCCGAGCCCTATGTGCTGGGCGTGTCGGGCGGCGCCTCCACTGCCGCGCTGCTGGCCATGCTGCTGCTGGCCCCGTGGTGGGGCGTTCAGGCCGCCGCCGCCGCCGGTGCACTGGCGGCGATGGTGCTGGTGGCGTCGCTGGCGCGGCGCGACCTGCTGCATCCGCAGGTGCAGGGCGGCCACCGCGAGGCGGGCGCCCGGCTGTTGCTGACCGGCGTGATCCTGGCCGCGGGCTGGGGCGCGGTCATTACCCTGATCCTCTCCATTGCGCCGGAGTCGCGCCTGCGCGGCATGCTGTTCTGGCTGACCGGCGACCTGGGCGGCACCGCCGCCTACGGCGGCGCGCTGGCCATGCTGGTGGTGGCGCTGCTGCTGGCCATGCCGATGGCGCGCGCGCTCAACGTGATGCTGCTGGGCGAGACCGTGGCGCAGTCGCTGGGCGTGCGCGTGGGCCGCGTGCGGCTGGCCACCTTCCTGCTGGCGTCGCTGTGCATTGCCGCTGCCATTACCACGGCCGGCTCGATCGGTTTTGTCGGGCTGGTGGTGCCGCATCTGGTGCGCCTCGCCTGGGGCAACGACCAGCGCCTGCTGCTGCCGGCCGCCACACTGCTGGGCGGCGCGCTGCTGATGGCCGCCGACCTGATCGCACGCACCGTGGTCGCGCCCGCGCAGCTGCCGGTGGGCGTGATCACCGGGCTGCTGGGCGTGCCGACCTTCCTCTACCTGCTGCTGCGGAGGCCGCGATGA
- a CDS encoding TonB-dependent receptor domain-containing protein, whose protein sequence is MRSSLHRSTRPATPAVRPSVPAILAAIASFTLVPATSFAQAADSGTDSRTTQLAPVVVTSTRTAQAITEALPHTTVVTQQDIVNSQAPDLRTLLRNQAGVEFSANGGMGTNTTLFMRGANSNQTLILIDGVRVSSASSGTAQLANILPDQIERIEVVRGNVSALYGSDAIGGVVQIFTKSGAGQAPAANAQVEYGSNNTRQGTVGYGGQIGDTSFNLTGSAFKTDGFSSINTKQAPRANPNDNPYENQSVSGQVKHRFAPNWDAGFTGYYSKSKLSFDSAFGRPTDDNRTNSELYTLSAFVNGKVGADWSTHFKLSQSEDRSDTFLNGRPNGTFNTRNRQFNWQNEYALAANHTLLFGTDYLQQELDSSAYGAPTRNVFSVFGGYDGRIGKHQLQLNARNDHYSDFGNQGSFRAGYGYYVTDALKLIASVSNAFRAPTFNELYFPNFGQPNLQPERAKSVEAGVQYATASAGLLRVTAFETRYDDLIVSAQQPSGMFLAQNVNKAKVQGIEASWRATVYGTDFGASVTFQNPVDEQTNTQLLRRARRHAALDVGRDFGNWRFGGEWLVSSSRMDSGSRRLGGYGIVNLNARYNIDKQWFIAARVENLFDKDYQLAYPYNTQGRAGFITLGWRQR, encoded by the coding sequence ATGCGTTCATCGCTCCATAGGTCGACCCGCCCGGCAACCCCGGCGGTGCGTCCGTCCGTGCCCGCCATCCTGGCGGCCATTGCCTCGTTCACCCTGGTTCCGGCCACTTCGTTCGCGCAGGCGGCCGACAGCGGCACCGACAGCCGCACCACGCAGCTCGCGCCGGTGGTGGTCACCTCCACCCGTACCGCGCAAGCCATTACCGAGGCGCTGCCTCACACCACGGTGGTGACGCAGCAGGACATCGTCAATTCGCAGGCGCCCGACCTGCGCACGCTGCTGCGCAACCAGGCCGGCGTGGAGTTCTCGGCCAACGGCGGCATGGGCACCAACACCACGCTGTTCATGCGCGGCGCCAACTCCAACCAGACGCTGATCCTGATCGACGGCGTGCGGGTATCGTCCGCGAGCAGCGGCACCGCGCAATTGGCCAATATCCTGCCCGACCAGATCGAGCGCATCGAGGTGGTGCGCGGCAATGTGTCGGCGCTGTACGGCTCGGACGCCATCGGCGGCGTGGTGCAGATATTCACCAAGAGCGGCGCGGGCCAGGCGCCGGCGGCCAATGCGCAGGTGGAATACGGCAGCAACAACACGCGCCAGGGCACGGTCGGCTATGGCGGCCAGATCGGCGATACCTCGTTCAACCTGACCGGCTCGGCGTTCAAGACCGACGGCTTCTCGTCGATCAACACGAAGCAGGCGCCGCGCGCCAATCCCAACGACAACCCGTACGAGAACCAGAGCGTGTCGGGCCAGGTCAAGCACCGCTTCGCGCCGAACTGGGACGCGGGCTTCACCGGCTATTACTCGAAGAGCAAGCTGTCGTTCGACAGTGCCTTCGGCCGCCCGACCGACGACAACCGCACCAACAGCGAGCTGTACACGCTGTCGGCCTTCGTCAACGGCAAGGTGGGGGCGGACTGGTCCACCCATTTCAAGCTGTCACAGAGCGAGGACCGCAGCGACACCTTCCTCAATGGCAGGCCCAACGGCACTTTCAATACCCGCAACCGCCAGTTCAACTGGCAGAACGAGTATGCGCTGGCCGCCAACCACACGCTGCTGTTCGGCACCGACTACCTGCAGCAGGAGCTCGACTCCAGCGCCTACGGCGCGCCCACGCGCAATGTGTTCTCGGTGTTCGGCGGCTATGACGGGCGCATCGGCAAGCACCAGCTGCAGCTCAACGCGCGCAACGACCATTATTCCGACTTCGGCAACCAGGGCAGCTTCCGCGCCGGCTACGGCTACTACGTGACCGATGCGCTCAAGCTGATCGCCAGCGTCAGCAATGCCTTCCGCGCGCCAACCTTCAACGAGCTGTACTTCCCCAACTTCGGCCAGCCGAACCTGCAGCCCGAACGTGCCAAGTCGGTCGAGGCCGGCGTGCAGTACGCCACCGCCAGCGCCGGCCTGCTGCGCGTGACCGCCTTCGAGACGCGCTACGACGACCTGATCGTGTCGGCGCAGCAGCCCAGCGGCATGTTCCTGGCGCAGAACGTCAACAAGGCCAAGGTGCAGGGCATCGAGGCTTCGTGGCGCGCCACCGTGTATGGCACCGACTTCGGCGCCAGCGTGACCTTCCAGAACCCGGTCGACGAGCAGACCAACACCCAGCTGCTGCGCCGAGCGCGCCGCCATGCCGCGCTCGACGTGGGCCGCGACTTCGGCAACTGGCGCTTCGGCGGCGAATGGCTGGTGTCGTCGTCGCGCATGGATTCCGGCTCGCGCCGGCTGGGCGGATACGGTATCGTCAACCTGAACGCCCGCTACAACATCGACAAGCAATGGTTCATCGCCGCCCGCGTCGAAAACCTGTTCGACAAGGATTACCAGCTCGCCTACCCCTACAACACGCAGGGGCGCGCGGGCTTCATCACGCTGGGCTGGCGCCAGCGATGA
- a CDS encoding EVE domain-containing protein, with the protein MSPNQNQRARQYWLMKSEPDEASIDDLAREGTLPWTGVRNYQARNFMRDTMRIGDGVLFYHSSCPEPGIAGLAEVCSVPYPDPTQFDRKSPYYDAASKADAPRWLLVDVRFERKSALIPLAALREHEELADMVVLRRGNRLSITPVTPAEWRFITGKLMR; encoded by the coding sequence GTGAGCCCGAACCAGAACCAACGCGCCCGCCAGTACTGGCTGATGAAATCAGAACCGGATGAAGCCAGCATCGACGACCTGGCCCGGGAAGGCACGCTGCCCTGGACCGGCGTGCGCAACTACCAGGCGCGCAACTTCATGCGCGACACCATGCGGATCGGCGACGGCGTGCTGTTCTACCACTCGTCGTGCCCGGAGCCCGGCATTGCCGGCCTGGCCGAGGTCTGCTCAGTACCCTACCCCGACCCCACCCAGTTCGACCGCAAGAGCCCGTACTATGACGCCGCCTCCAAGGCTGACGCGCCGCGCTGGCTGCTGGTCGACGTGCGCTTCGAGCGCAAGAGCGCGCTGATCCCGCTGGCCGCCTTGCGCGAGCATGAGGAACTGGCCGACATGGTGGTGCTACGTCGCGGCAACCGGCTGTCGATCACGCCGGTGACACCGGCCGAATGGCGCTTCATCACCGGCAAGCTGATGCGCTGA
- a CDS encoding cell division protein ZapA yields MSNKQVEVNIAGQPYRFAIAPENEAALLEAVALVDTQMNKLRNGIAAKGVERVAVMAAISIASDLLSMQRKQQAEGAIPVDAIRARIRELNDRADEALRQYAHVGTGTRG; encoded by the coding sequence ATGAGCAACAAGCAAGTCGAAGTCAATATCGCCGGCCAGCCCTACCGCTTCGCCATCGCGCCCGAGAACGAGGCCGCGCTGCTCGAAGCCGTGGCCCTGGTCGACACGCAAATGAACAAGCTGCGCAACGGCATCGCGGCCAAGGGCGTGGAGCGCGTGGCGGTCATGGCCGCCATCAGCATCGCCTCGGACCTGCTGTCGATGCAGCGCAAGCAGCAGGCCGAGGGCGCGATCCCGGTCGATGCCATCCGCGCGCGCATCCGCGAACTCAACGACCGCGCCGACGAGGCCCTGCGCCAATACGCGCACGTGGGCACCGGTACGCGCGGCTGA
- a CDS encoding malonate--CoA ligase, with protein sequence MNANLFALFESRFPADRTACCIETHDGLYYSWDDLDRATAKLANLLASLHLPEGARVAVQVEKSPEALFLYLATLRAGYVYLPLNTAYQEAEIDYFVGNAEPSVVVCSSKNFGWVSKVAFRHGVNHVFTLDDDRSGSLLSRAAGKPDAFETVARQDDDLAAILYTSGTTGRSKGAMLTHRNLASNAQTLHEFWGWRSDDVLLHMLPIFHVHGLFVASHGALLAGAKMIWAPRLDMAQVLKFLPRCTVMMGVPTYYVRMLQEPRFDDDTCRRMRLFVSGSAPLLLETFDAFRERTGHTILERYGMSETVMLVSNPYDAALGERIGGTVGMPLPGVSVRVVDGEGQPCTPGEIGNVEVKGPNVFKGYWRMPEKTREEFTEDGWFKTGDVGRFGGAIASQAGERAVPDNYLTIVGRSKDLIISGGYNVYPKEIESFIDEMPGVAESAVIGVPHADFGEAVVAVVVRKPGADIDEAALIGTLKGRIANFKVPKRVHVVDELPRNTMGKVQKNVLREQFAVL encoded by the coding sequence ATGAACGCCAACCTGTTCGCCCTGTTCGAATCCCGCTTCCCCGCCGACCGCACCGCCTGCTGCATCGAGACGCATGACGGGCTGTATTACAGCTGGGACGACCTTGACCGCGCCACCGCCAAGCTGGCCAACCTGCTGGCCTCGCTGCACCTGCCCGAAGGCGCACGCGTGGCGGTGCAGGTGGAGAAGTCCCCCGAAGCGCTGTTCCTGTACCTGGCCACGCTGCGCGCCGGCTACGTCTACCTGCCGCTGAACACCGCCTACCAGGAGGCAGAGATCGACTACTTCGTCGGCAATGCCGAGCCGTCGGTGGTGGTGTGCAGCAGCAAGAATTTCGGCTGGGTGTCCAAGGTGGCGTTCCGCCACGGCGTCAACCACGTCTTTACGCTGGACGACGACCGCAGCGGCTCGCTGCTGTCGCGCGCGGCGGGCAAGCCAGATGCCTTCGAGACGGTCGCGCGCCAGGATGACGACCTTGCCGCCATTCTCTACACCTCCGGCACCACCGGCCGCAGCAAGGGCGCGATGCTGACGCACCGCAACCTGGCCTCCAATGCGCAGACGCTGCATGAATTCTGGGGCTGGCGCAGCGACGACGTGCTGCTGCACATGCTGCCGATCTTCCACGTGCACGGCCTGTTCGTGGCTTCGCACGGCGCGCTGCTGGCCGGTGCCAAGATGATCTGGGCGCCCAGGCTGGACATGGCGCAGGTGCTGAAATTCCTGCCGCGCTGCACGGTGATGATGGGCGTGCCGACCTACTACGTGCGCATGCTGCAGGAGCCGCGCTTCGACGACGACACCTGCCGCCGCATGCGGCTGTTCGTGTCGGGCTCGGCGCCGCTGCTGCTGGAGACCTTCGATGCCTTCCGCGAGCGCACCGGCCATACCATCCTGGAACGCTACGGCATGAGCGAGACCGTGATGCTGGTGTCCAACCCGTACGATGCCGCGCTGGGCGAGCGCATCGGCGGCACCGTCGGCATGCCGCTGCCGGGCGTGTCGGTGCGCGTGGTCGATGGCGAGGGCCAGCCGTGCACGCCGGGCGAGATCGGCAATGTCGAGGTCAAGGGTCCGAACGTATTCAAGGGCTACTGGCGCATGCCGGAGAAGACCAGGGAAGAGTTCACCGAGGACGGCTGGTTCAAGACCGGCGACGTCGGCCGCTTCGGCGGCGCCATTGCCAGCCAGGCCGGCGAGCGCGCGGTGCCGGACAACTACCTGACCATCGTCGGGCGCAGCAAGGACCTGATCATCTCGGGCGGCTACAACGTCTACCCGAAGGAAATCGAGAGCTTTATCGACGAGATGCCGGGCGTGGCCGAGAGCGCCGTGATCGGCGTGCCGCACGCGGATTTCGGCGAGGCCGTGGTGGCGGTGGTGGTGCGCAAGCCGGGTGCGGATATCGATGAAGCGGCGCTGATCGGCACGCTCAAGGGCCGCATCGCCAACTTCAAGGTGCCCAAGCGTGTGCACGTGGTGGACGAGCTGCCGCGCAACACCATGGGCAAGGTGCAGAAGAACGTGCTGCGCGAGCAGTTCGCGGTGCTCTGA
- a CDS encoding SIMPL domain-containing protein (The SIMPL domain is named for its presence in mouse protein SIMPL (signalling molecule that associates with mouse pelle-like kinase). Bacterial member BP26, from Brucella, was shown to assemble into a channel-like structure, while YggE from E. coli has been associated with resistance to oxidative stress.): MKQWLAATLLGTTAIVASAHGGPTETPSGVLSLNAQAVTEVPTDIVHLTLAAEQEGAEPAAISSGLSTRTQAVITQARRVQGVTAESGGFTIHPNTDRNGRISTWRGRSEVILKSRDFSAVSKLAGELASQMQVQNIAFSLSREAREAAEAKLAEQAIASFRSKAQSTTKLFGYNSYTIREVSLNETGVVPPMPRMYGAAKAMMADAAVPVPVEGGKTQVTVSVNGSVQMLK; encoded by the coding sequence ATGAAACAATGGCTAGCCGCCACCCTGCTGGGCACCACCGCCATCGTTGCCTCGGCGCACGGTGGCCCCACTGAAACGCCGTCGGGCGTGCTGTCGCTGAACGCGCAGGCCGTCACCGAAGTGCCGACCGATATCGTGCACCTGACGCTTGCCGCGGAGCAGGAAGGCGCTGAACCGGCCGCGATTTCCTCGGGCCTGTCTACCAGGACGCAGGCCGTCATCACGCAGGCGCGCCGCGTCCAGGGCGTGACCGCCGAGTCGGGCGGCTTCACCATCCACCCCAACACCGACCGCAACGGCCGCATCAGCACCTGGCGCGGGCGGTCCGAAGTCATCCTGAAGTCGCGCGATTTCTCGGCCGTGTCCAAGCTCGCTGGCGAGCTGGCCAGCCAGATGCAGGTGCAGAACATCGCCTTCTCGCTGTCGCGCGAAGCGCGCGAGGCGGCCGAAGCCAAGCTGGCCGAGCAGGCCATCGCCTCGTTCCGCAGCAAGGCGCAGTCGACCACCAAACTGTTCGGCTACAACAGCTACACCATCCGCGAAGTCAGCCTGAATGAAACCGGCGTGGTGCCGCCGATGCCGCGCATGTACGGCGCTGCCAAGGCCATGATGGCCGACGCTGCGGTACCGGTGCCGGTTGAGGGCGGCAAGACGCAGGTGACGGTGTCGGTCAACGGGTCGGTGCAGATGCTGAAGTAA
- the cobT gene encoding nicotinate-nucleotide--dimethylbenzimidazole phosphoribosyltransferase gives MQFPEITPLDDALRPELQAAIDDKTKPLGALGRLESLALQLGLILGTARPVLQRPTVIVFAADHGVADAGVSAYPAEVTAQMVQNFLAGGAAINVFSRQHGIALEIVDAGVRAPLPAAPGLVNCRIADGTRNFAVEPAMTPEQAAAAMTAGMARVLRHAQQGCNVIGFGEMGIANTSAAACLMQRLTGLPLADCIGRGTGLDDAGLARKREVLERALALHADAQAPLDVLATFGGFEIAMMAGAFLAAAASRMVILVDGFIATAALLVAQRLDPNVLQYCVFTHCSHERGHRALLDQFGAAPLLALDLRLGEGTGAALAWPLLASAAAFLNEMATFSGAGVSTASP, from the coding sequence ATGCAGTTTCCGGAAATCACTCCCCTCGACGATGCCCTGCGCCCCGAGCTGCAGGCCGCCATCGACGACAAGACCAAGCCGCTCGGCGCACTGGGCCGGCTGGAATCGCTGGCCTTGCAGCTGGGCCTGATCCTCGGCACGGCGCGGCCGGTGTTGCAGCGCCCGACGGTGATCGTGTTTGCCGCCGACCACGGCGTGGCCGACGCCGGTGTCAGCGCCTATCCGGCCGAGGTCACCGCGCAGATGGTGCAGAACTTCCTGGCCGGCGGCGCGGCGATCAATGTGTTCTCGCGCCAGCACGGCATTGCGCTGGAGATCGTCGACGCGGGCGTGCGCGCGCCGCTGCCGGCGGCACCGGGCCTGGTCAACTGCCGCATTGCCGACGGCACCCGCAACTTCGCCGTCGAACCCGCGATGACGCCGGAGCAGGCCGCCGCGGCGATGACCGCGGGCATGGCGCGCGTGCTGCGCCATGCGCAGCAGGGCTGCAACGTGATCGGCTTCGGCGAGATGGGCATTGCCAACACTTCAGCGGCCGCGTGCCTGATGCAGCGGCTGACCGGCCTGCCGCTGGCAGACTGCATCGGGCGCGGCACCGGGCTGGACGATGCCGGCCTCGCGCGCAAGCGCGAGGTGCTGGAGCGCGCGCTGGCGCTGCATGCCGATGCGCAGGCGCCGCTGGACGTGCTGGCCACCTTCGGCGGCTTCGAGATCGCGATGATGGCAGGCGCCTTCCTGGCCGCCGCCGCGAGCCGCATGGTGATCCTGGTCGATGGCTTTATCGCCACGGCTGCGCTGCTGGTGGCGCAGCGCCTGGACCCCAATGTGCTGCAGTACTGCGTGTTCACGCACTGCTCGCATGAGCGCGGCCACCGTGCGCTGCTGGACCAGTTTGGCGCCGCGCCACTGCTGGCGCTGGACCTGCGCCTGGGCGAGGGCACGGGCGCCGCGCTGGCGTGGCCGTTGCTGGCCTCGGCGGCGGCATTCCTGAACGAAATGGCGACCTTCAGCGGCGCCGGCGTCAGCACCGCCTCGCCATGA
- a CDS encoding adenosylcobinamide-GDP ribazoletransferase, with translation MSVPSDPVPAQAGPAGVAGELRYFLTALGYFTRVPLPGWLARWAGFEPHYLHAAARYFPLVGLLVGGVGALVTWGAMLWWPSGVAVLLGMAATLLLTGAFHEDGLADCVDAFGGAWQREDVLRIMHDSRIGAFGAIALVVALLLKWQLLVAIAGRGGLMVLLAVIVAAHAASRAMAVSYLATLTYVRAQGKAKPVAQKLAGAGLAFALLCGLVPLWLVSPWFCAAAVVALLGLRLLLGRYFVRRIGGYTGDCLGMAQQCAEILLYLVAAAWMWS, from the coding sequence ATGAGCGTGCCGTCCGACCCGGTGCCTGCACAAGCTGGCCCCGCCGGCGTGGCCGGCGAGCTGCGCTATTTCCTGACGGCGCTGGGCTACTTCACGCGCGTGCCGCTGCCGGGCTGGCTGGCGCGCTGGGCCGGATTCGAACCGCATTACCTGCACGCCGCCGCGCGCTACTTCCCGCTGGTCGGGCTGCTGGTGGGCGGCGTGGGCGCGCTGGTCACCTGGGGCGCGATGCTGTGGTGGCCGTCCGGCGTGGCCGTGCTGCTGGGCATGGCCGCCACGCTGCTGCTGACCGGGGCCTTCCATGAAGACGGCCTGGCCGATTGCGTCGATGCCTTCGGCGGCGCGTGGCAGCGCGAGGACGTGCTGCGCATCATGCATGACTCGCGCATCGGCGCGTTCGGTGCGATCGCGCTGGTGGTGGCGTTGCTGCTCAAGTGGCAGTTGCTGGTGGCGATTGCCGGGCGCGGCGGGTTGATGGTGCTGCTGGCGGTGATCGTCGCCGCGCATGCCGCCAGCCGCGCGATGGCGGTCAGCTATCTGGCCACGCTGACCTACGTGCGCGCGCAAGGCAAGGCCAAGCCGGTGGCGCAGAAGCTGGCCGGCGCGGGGCTGGCGTTCGCGCTGCTGTGCGGGCTGGTGCCGCTGTGGCTGGTGTCGCCGTGGTTCTGCGCGGCGGCAGTGGTCGCGCTGCTGGGGCTGCGCCTGCTGCTCGGCCGCTACTTCGTGCGCCGCATCGGCGGCTATACCGGCGACTGCCTGGGCATGGCCCAGCAGTGCGCCGAGATCCTGCTCTACCTGGTGGCCGCGGCATGGATGTGGTCCTGA
- a CDS encoding ABC transporter ATP-binding protein: protein MSLAPHWSHPLTACPQIVLRDVKLRTGQRVLVERLTMTIGAGQLWCIAGPNGAGKSTLMTVLAGLRHADGGSAEIDGAAAAQIAPAVLARQRAYLPQAVHDTFSMSVQDAVRVGRHPHLSGWGWTGREDDRIVQEVIRAMDIEALAARDVLTLSGGERQRASLAAALAQQAPLLLLDEPVSHLDLRHQILVLEQLAALARAGRHAIVVILHDLTLALRYATHALLMAEDGTTLHGTAARVLTPEHCSRALRTAIVSVTDGAHTALIPDGRRPTHTPHTS from the coding sequence ATGAGCCTGGCCCCGCACTGGTCCCATCCGCTCACTGCCTGTCCGCAGATCGTGCTGCGCGATGTGAAGCTGCGCACCGGCCAGCGCGTGCTGGTGGAGCGCCTGACGATGACCATCGGCGCGGGGCAGCTATGGTGCATTGCCGGGCCCAACGGTGCTGGCAAGTCCACGCTGATGACGGTGCTGGCCGGGCTGCGCCACGCCGACGGCGGCAGCGCGGAGATCGACGGCGCCGCGGCGGCGCAGATCGCGCCGGCGGTGCTGGCGCGCCAGCGCGCCTACCTGCCGCAGGCCGTGCATGACACCTTCTCGATGTCGGTGCAGGATGCCGTGCGCGTGGGGCGGCATCCGCACCTGTCCGGCTGGGGCTGGACCGGGCGCGAGGATGACCGCATCGTGCAGGAAGTGATCCGAGCGATGGATATTGAAGCGCTGGCCGCGCGCGATGTGCTGACCCTGTCCGGCGGCGAGCGCCAGCGCGCCTCGCTGGCCGCGGCGCTGGCACAGCAGGCGCCGCTGCTGCTGCTGGACGAACCGGTCTCGCACCTGGACCTGCGCCACCAGATCCTGGTGCTGGAACAGCTGGCCGCGCTGGCCCGGGCCGGGCGCCATGCCATCGTGGTGATCCTGCACGACCTGACGCTGGCGCTGCGCTACGCCACCCACGCCCTGCTGATGGCCGAAGACGGCACTACGCTGCATGGCACTGCCGCCCGGGTGCTGACCCCTGAACACTGCTCGCGCGCGCTGCGCACCGCCATCGTCAGCGTCACCGACGGCGCGCATACTGCGCTGATTCCCGACGGGCGCCGCCCCACCCATACCCCACACACGTCATGA